Genomic window (Azospirillum lipoferum 4B):
AGGACGCCACCCCCGAACAGCAGCAGAAATTCGAGGACACCAAGCCGCTGCACGCGGAGATCAGCGGGCACCGGTAAGGCGCGGCCGCAGGAAGGCGCCCCCTCCTTTCCCTGCCAAAGGCGCTTGGAGGTGTAGATATCTTCAAGCCTAGCCAAGCTTTTGGAATTGCAAGAACTTTGCGTCATCCCCGCGAAGGCGGGGATCCAGGAAACTCTGCGGTTAAGCCGCTGAGAGAGCTGGATTCCCGCCTTCGCGGGAATGACGGCCAAAGAAGTTCGTTCTTCAGGCGCTGATCGAAAAGGGCTGCACCACCGCCTGGAACTCCGCCATCGCCTCGCAGGCCTCGGAATGCGCGGCAAGTGCCGGCCAGCGGGTCCGGTCGAAGACGGCGGCATGCGCTTCGCCGACGAAGCGCAGGGCACAGCCGGCGGCGATGTCGGCATGGCCGATCCGCTCGCCGAACCACCAGGGCCCAGCCGCGGCGGCACGGTCGGCCTCCAGAACGTCGAGGACGGCGCCGATCTGGCCGGTGCAGCGCTCCACCCACACATCCGACCGTTCCTTGTGCAGGACCCGTTCATAGACGAGGCTGACCGCCTTGTCGGCCAGCCCGGTCGCCAGCGCACAGAGCTTCAGCGCCCGGCGCCGCTCCGCACCCTGGCTGGCGATCAGCGCGCGGTCCGGCCCGGCGGCCTCGTCGAGATGGTCGAGGATGGCACCGCTCTCGATCAGCACCTCCCCGTCGTCCAGCACCAGCGTCGGCACGCGCTTCAACGGGTTGAAGCGCGCAAGCTCCGCCGCGTCGGAGAAGACCGACCAGGGCCGGTGCTCATAGGCCATGCCGTAGAGCCGCAGAGCGACGGCGACGCGGCGGACGAAGGGCGAGTCATACTGTCCGATCAGGATCATCGACGGTTCCCCAGGAGGATGCTGGACCACGCCACATATCCTAAACCGGATCGTTCCCGCAGGCGCATTCTTATGGCGCGGTTCAGTCCCGCGCCACGATGGGGGTCAGCTTGTAACGGGCGGCAATGGTCTCCAGCCGTCCGTCGGCCTTGATGGCGGCGACGAAGGCGTTGACCCGCTCCAGCCACGCCGCGTCGCCGGGCGCCACCGCATAGGCGTAGGGCGTCGGCTGGACCGGCGTGTCGGGCACGATCAGCCGCGCCCAGGGATGGAAGGCCAGCATGCGCTGGCCATAGGGATAGTCGGTCAGGAAGGCATCGGCGCGGCCGGCCTGCACCTCCTCCTCGCGCTCCTGCGGGCGGGTGACGGCGACGATGCGGGCGGACTTCATCGCGCTGCGGGCGTAGCCGTCCATATAGGTGTCCTTCTGCACCACCACGACATTGCCGCCACGGTCCAGATCCTCCCAGCGGCGGATGGTGTCGTTGGTCTGGGTGGTCACCGCATAGATGCCGCTGCGCAGATAGGGCTGGCTGAAGGCCACGCGCTGGGCCCGCGCCGGGGTGGCGCCGATGGCGAACATGCCGATGTCGCAGCGGTCGGCCAGCAGATCGTCGATGAAGCGGGGAAAGCTGCTTTCCACCACCGTCAACTGCACGCCGAGATCGGCGGCGAAGGCCTGCGCCAGTTCGGCGTCCAGCCCCTCCAGCGCGCCGGTCCGCGGATTCCGGAACGAGATCGCGTAGTAATCAGGCCAGGAGCAGACACGAAGTTGCTTCTGTGCTGCAATTTTCTGAAGTCTCCCGTCCTGCGCCATCGCCGGAACGGTGTTGCCCACAGCCAGAAGGGACAGAATTGTGCAGCAGACAGCCCAAAGAAACTGCGTCGCCATGTCACACCTTTCGTTAACCGCTCGACCCTGTTCTTCGTCGCAGCGGCGCGATGCCATGCGGCCGGAGCGGCATCTTAGCATCGACCGGTTGCAAACGGCAGTGGATGCTTGGCGTATGGTCCGCGCACCTGCTATTGTCGCGAGAGCCAACGTCGGCCAGGCACCGGGCCGGGTGCGAACGACCATGCCTGCCCGACCCAACCCGTTCGACCACACCTGACCGTCCGGAACGCAAGCCCTGTCCTCGCCACCAGCAAAAGCGGATCTGAAGGGTCTTTTCCAGAAGCGCGGCGGCATCATCGCCTTTGCCCTTCTGGCCGTCTTCGCCCTGCTGGTCAACCAGGGACAGCAGCTGATCACCGCGCGCAAGGCGGCGCTCGAAACCGCGGAGGTCAATCTCGCCAGCCTCGCCGCGGCGCTGGAGGTGTCGACCACCCGCACGGTGCAGTCGGTGGACGTCACGCTCTCGGCGATCGTCGATTCCCTGTCCGACGCCAGCTGGACGGGCGAGGATGGCCGGCCCGGCCCCGATCTGGCGGCGCTTCTGACCGACCGGCTGCGGCGGTCGCCGCACCTGCGGGGGCTGACCCTGCTCGACCGCACCGGCCGCATCCTGGTCACGACGGAGGGCGCGCATCCCGCCGACACCTACCTGACGGAGCTGGACGCCTTCCGCCTGCAGGCCGCCGGCAAGGGCAACGGGCTGGCGATCGGCGATCCCCGGCCGGGCCGCGGCCTGCTGGACCGTGCGGCGGGGGCCGAACGGTCCGGACGCTGGCTTCTGCCGATGAGCCGCGCGTTGCGCGATGCCGACGGCATGCTGCAGGCGGTGGTGGTCGCCACCGTCAATCCCGACTATTTCCAGGGGCTGTACCGCGCGGTCCAGGGCGGCGACGCGACCGGGGTGGCCGACCGCATCGCGCTCTACCGCTATGACGGCACGCTGCTGACCGTCCAGCCGCAGGCGGGGGAGGAGATCGGCCGCTCCTTCGCCGCGACGCCGCTGTTCCGCGAGCGCCTGCCCCAGGCGGAATATGGCGTGTTCCGCCATTCCGGCACCGATATCGGCGCCGGCCCCGAGACGCGCATCGTCGCCTACCGGACCACCCCGGTCTGGCCGCTGGTGCTGACGGTCAGCGTGCGGCAGACCGCCGTGCTCGCCGTCTGGCGCGACGATCTGTGGATGGCGACCCTGCTGTCGGGCGGCATGACCCTGCTGCTCGGGCTGTTCGGCCTGCTGCTGGCGCGGTCGCTGGCCGCCCAGCGCCGGCAGGGGGAGGAGCTGGAGGAGGCGAACGCCCGCCTGTCGGCCATCGTCGACACCGCGGCGGAGGGCATCGTCACCGCCCGGCCGGACGGGGTGATCGAAGCCGCCAATCCGGCCGCGCACGCCATCTTCCGCTGCCCGGCGGGCGGGCTGGTCGGCCGGCCGGTGACCGACCTGCTGCCGGCGGACAAGCGCGAGGCCACCGCCCGCACCCTGTCGGAGATCGCGCGCGGCCACCGCCCCATGGACACCGCGATCCGCGGGGAAACCGTCGCGCTCCGGGCGACGCCGGACGGCGAGGAAAGCTTCCCGCTGGCCTACTCCATGGCCCTGGTGAAGACCGCGGCCGGACCGCTCTACGCCGCCATCCTGCGCGACCTGACGGAGGAGAAACGGCTGGAGTACACGCTGCGCGACGCCAAGGAGCGGGCGGAGGACGGGCAGCGCATCAAGATGGAATTCCTCGCGACGATGAGTCACGAGATCCGCACGCCGATGAACGGGGTGATCGGCATGGCCGGGCTGCTGCTCGACACGCCGATGGAGGCGGAACAGCGCAACTATGCCGAAACCATCCGCGATTCCGCCGAATCGCTGCTGGTCATCATTAACGACATCCTGGATTTCTCGAAGATCGACGCCGGCCGCCTGGATCTGGAGGTCGGCGAGTTCGAACTGGTGCCGATGGTGGAAAGCGTGGCGGAGATCCTGGCGCCGCGCGCCGTGGCCAAGGGGCTGGACCTGGCCAGCTTCGTGCCGCCCGGCCTGCGCGGCACCCTGCTGGGCGATGCCGGGCGGTTGCGCCAGATCCTGCTGAACCTCGCCGGCAATGCGGTGAAGTTCACCGACAGCGGCAGCGTCACCATCCTGCTGAGCGAGGAGCCGGCCGACCCGGACCAGCCGGCGGAGGACGGCGTCCGCGTCCGCTTCGAAGTGCGCGACACCGGCATCGGCATCCCGGAGGAGGAGCGCCCCCGCCTGTTCGCCATGTTCACCCAGATCGACTCGTCCCCCGCGCGGCGTCATGGCGGCACCGGCCTGGGGCTGGCGATCTGCAAGCGGCTGGTGGAGCTGATGGGCGGCCGCATCGGGGTGGAGAGCCAGCCGGGCGCCGGCAGCACCTTCTGGGTATCGATCCCGCTGAAGCGCGGCGCCGGCAGCGCCCATCCCCCGACTCCCGCCGGCAATTGGGCCGGGCGCCGCCTGCTGCTGGTCGACGACATCGCGGTCAACCGCGACCTGCTGACCCGGCAGCTGGACGGCTTCGGCATCGTGACCGAGACCGCGGAGAATGGCGAACAGGCGCTGGACCGGCTGGTCGCCGCCGCCCATGCGGGCCATCCGTTCGACGCCGCGATCCTCGACCACCGCATGCCGGGCCTGACCGGGCCGGAGGTGGCGCAGCGCATCCGCGCCAATCCGGCGCTGGCGGGACTCCGTCTGGCGCTGGCCTCGTCCCAAAGGCTGGAAGGGCAGGAGCCGGAACGGGCGCCGGTCGACACCCATCTGCCGAAGCCGATCCGCTTCAGCACGCTCTGCCAGTGCCTCGCCCGCCTGCTGGAGCCGCAATCGGGGCCGAGCCGGTCAGGGCCGGAGGCACATCAGGCGAATCCGGCGCCGGACTGGCCGGCACCCGCGCGGGCCGGCAACGTCGTCCCGCTTCCCGCCCGGACGCCGGCCGGTCCGGCGGCGCAGCCCGGCGGAAAGCCGCGGGTGCGCGTGCTGGTGGCGGAGGACAATCCGGTCAACCAGCAGCTGACGCTGGCGCTGCTGCGCCGGGCCGGCCACAGCGCGGAGGCGGTGTCCAACGGCGAGGAGGCGGTGGAGGCGGTGTCCGCCCGCCGCTACGATCTGGTGCTGATGGACGTCCAGATGCCGGTGATGGACGGGCTGGAGGCGACGCGGCGCATCCGCCGGCTGTCCGGCCCGGCCACCCGCATTCCCATCGTGGCGCTGACCGCCAACGCGATGCAGGGCGACGCCACCATCTGCCTGGAAGCCGGCATGGACGATTATCTGTCCAAGCCGATCAATGCCCGCAAGCTGCTGGACACCATCGCCCGCTTCGCGAAGCCGGCCGGCGAGGAAGATGGCGATCCCGGCGGCGATCCGGGCGGCGATCCCGGGGGCCAGCCACCCGCTCCGCCGGCCGGGCCGGAACCGGCCACCGTCAACGCGGAGAAGATCGACGAGCTGCGCGACGCCCTGGGCAAGGACGGCTTCGCCCTGCTGCTGCAGACCTTCTTCAACGACAGCCCCACGCATCTCAACCTGCTGCTCGGTGCCATCGACCGCCGCGACTGCGCCGGCATCGAGCGGGAGGCGCATATCCTGAAGGGCTCCGCCGCCAATGTCGGCTTCGACCGGCTGGCCGCCACCGCCCACATTCTGGTCGCCGCCGCCCGCCACTGCGACCGGCACGCGCTGACCCCCGCCGCCGGCCTGCGTGTCGCGGAGGAGCTGGAGGCCGCCCGCCTGGCGGCGGCGGCGCTGGAGGCCCAGGCCGGCTGACCTGCGATTCACGCAGATCGGGAATCACGCTGCGGCGCAATGCCGCGGTGATTGTGCGGCAGGGGCGGATTCGGTAAAATGCCGCGGATTTCACCCCCCTCCCTGTTGCGAACCGCTGGAGCCAAGCAGACCATGGCCGATGCCGTCACCGCTCTGGTCGTCGATGACGAGGAAATGACCCGCGCCATCGTCGCCGGGTATCTGGCCCGCATCGGCTACCGGACGCTGGAGGCGGCGACCACGGCGCAAGCCTGGGAGATCCTGTCGGCCAACGGGGCGGCGATCCATGTGGTGCTGCTCGACCGCCGCCTGTCCGACGGCGACGGGCTTGAGCTGTACGAACGGATGAAGGGCGTGCCGGAGCTGGCCGACATCCCCGTCATCGTGCAGACCATCTCCGACAGCAGTGCGGAGATCGCGGCGGCGATCCGCGCCGGGGTGTTCTATTACCTGATCAAGCCCTATGACGGCGCGCTGCTGCGGTCCGTCGTCCGCGCGGCGGAGGAGACGACCGGCCGGCTGAAGAGCCTGCAGGGCGACCTGAGGTCGCGGTCCGACGCCATCGCGTTGCTGCGCGACGCGCGTTTCCGCTTCCGCACCCCGCAGGAGGCACAGAATCTCGCCATTGCCCTGTCGTCGGTCGCCTCCACCGGGCACAGCCTGACCTTCGGCCTGTCGGAAATCCTGGTGAACGCCGTGGAACACGGCAATCTCGGCATCGGATTCGAGGCGAAGGGCCGGCTGAAGGCCAGCGGCATGCTGGCCCGCGAGATCGAAGCCCGGCTGGCGTCGTCGGAGCATCGCGACAAATACGCCACCCTGCATGTGGAGCGCAGCGACAGCCGCGTCATCTTCACCGTCACCGACATGGGTCCGGGATTCGACTTCAACCGCTATCTGTCGGTCGACGCCTCCCAATCGCACGCCACCCATGGCCGCGGCATCGCGCTGGCCCGCATGGTCGGGTTCGACCAGCTGACCTTCGTCGGCACCGGCAACCGGGTGGTGGGGATCGTCAATCTGGACCGGGTATAGCCTTCGGGTTTCTACATTC
Coding sequences:
- a CDS encoding glutathione S-transferase family protein, translated to MILIGQYDSPFVRRVAVALRLYGMAYEHRPWSVFSDAAELARFNPLKRVPTLVLDDGEVLIESGAILDHLDEAAGPDRALIASQGAERRRALKLCALATGLADKAVSLVYERVLHKERSDVWVERCTGQIGAVLDVLEADRAAAAGPWWFGERIGHADIAAGCALRFVGEAHAAVFDRTRWPALAAHSEACEAMAEFQAVVQPFSISA
- a CDS encoding substrate-binding periplasmic protein; protein product: MATQFLWAVCCTILSLLAVGNTVPAMAQDGRLQKIAAQKQLRVCSWPDYYAISFRNPRTGALEGLDAELAQAFAADLGVQLTVVESSFPRFIDDLLADRCDIGMFAIGATPARAQRVAFSQPYLRSGIYAVTTQTNDTIRRWEDLDRGGNVVVVQKDTYMDGYARSAMKSARIVAVTRPQEREEEVQAGRADAFLTDYPYGQRMLAFHPWARLIVPDTPVQPTPYAYAVAPGDAAWLERVNAFVAAIKADGRLETIAARYKLTPIVARD
- a CDS encoding response regulator, coding for MSTTRTVQSVDVTLSAIVDSLSDASWTGEDGRPGPDLAALLTDRLRRSPHLRGLTLLDRTGRILVTTEGAHPADTYLTELDAFRLQAAGKGNGLAIGDPRPGRGLLDRAAGAERSGRWLLPMSRALRDADGMLQAVVVATVNPDYFQGLYRAVQGGDATGVADRIALYRYDGTLLTVQPQAGEEIGRSFAATPLFRERLPQAEYGVFRHSGTDIGAGPETRIVAYRTTPVWPLVLTVSVRQTAVLAVWRDDLWMATLLSGGMTLLLGLFGLLLARSLAAQRRQGEELEEANARLSAIVDTAAEGIVTARPDGVIEAANPAAHAIFRCPAGGLVGRPVTDLLPADKREATARTLSEIARGHRPMDTAIRGETVALRATPDGEESFPLAYSMALVKTAAGPLYAAILRDLTEEKRLEYTLRDAKERAEDGQRIKMEFLATMSHEIRTPMNGVIGMAGLLLDTPMEAEQRNYAETIRDSAESLLVIINDILDFSKIDAGRLDLEVGEFELVPMVESVAEILAPRAVAKGLDLASFVPPGLRGTLLGDAGRLRQILLNLAGNAVKFTDSGSVTILLSEEPADPDQPAEDGVRVRFEVRDTGIGIPEEERPRLFAMFTQIDSSPARRHGGTGLGLAICKRLVELMGGRIGVESQPGAGSTFWVSIPLKRGAGSAHPPTPAGNWAGRRLLLVDDIAVNRDLLTRQLDGFGIVTETAENGEQALDRLVAAAHAGHPFDAAILDHRMPGLTGPEVAQRIRANPALAGLRLALASSQRLEGQEPERAPVDTHLPKPIRFSTLCQCLARLLEPQSGPSRSGPEAHQANPAPDWPAPARAGNVVPLPARTPAGPAAQPGGKPRVRVLVAEDNPVNQQLTLALLRRAGHSAEAVSNGEEAVEAVSARRYDLVLMDVQMPVMDGLEATRRIRRLSGPATRIPIVALTANAMQGDATICLEAGMDDYLSKPINARKLLDTIARFAKPAGEEDGDPGGDPGGDPGGQPPAPPAGPEPATVNAEKIDELRDALGKDGFALLLQTFFNDSPTHLNLLLGAIDRRDCAGIEREAHILKGSAANVGFDRLAATAHILVAAARHCDRHALTPAAGLRVAEELEAARLAAAALEAQAG
- a CDS encoding ATP-binding response regulator gives rise to the protein MADAVTALVVDDEEMTRAIVAGYLARIGYRTLEAATTAQAWEILSANGAAIHVVLLDRRLSDGDGLELYERMKGVPELADIPVIVQTISDSSAEIAAAIRAGVFYYLIKPYDGALLRSVVRAAEETTGRLKSLQGDLRSRSDAIALLRDARFRFRTPQEAQNLAIALSSVASTGHSLTFGLSEILVNAVEHGNLGIGFEAKGRLKASGMLAREIEARLASSEHRDKYATLHVERSDSRVIFTVTDMGPGFDFNRYLSVDASQSHATHGRGIALARMVGFDQLTFVGTGNRVVGIVNLDRV